From Levilactobacillus zymae, a single genomic window includes:
- a CDS encoding C40 family peptidase: protein MRPQKWLIAMVSLVGVLLLGGNVPAQARAATQANQLQYNRSYRVTRRLYHPKYNFYKQPYRTGMKRLSSARGSYEKPFKVTRVAQNGHGIFWKTQRGWINRDAFYKWIRYQGGLKYTMKVNKAHVLLYNKPWGLKGAKVTGSTSTKHLTHHWYPVDRRAELNTSHSGYYRLNVQGKHYWIKGQYLAFNTKALVGNIKRVEKAIKTGSKYVGKSKYDWGGGRTPASIRAHRFDCSSFIHYIYAKSGVRLGPASTCTTYTLINMGRKVKASHMKRGDIFFFNDKDEGRNCHVAIYLGNHLFLHDSPSADTGGVGISSLKDPHWQTRFNGNVRRIVG from the coding sequence ATGCGACCACAAAAATGGTTGATCGCGATGGTTAGTTTGGTCGGTGTGCTGCTCTTGGGGGGGAATGTGCCGGCACAGGCGAGGGCCGCTACTCAGGCGAACCAGCTGCAGTATAATCGCAGTTATCGGGTCACCCGGCGCCTGTACCATCCCAAGTATAATTTTTACAAGCAACCGTACCGGACGGGGATGAAACGGTTGAGTTCTGCGCGCGGCAGCTACGAAAAGCCCTTCAAGGTGACGCGAGTGGCTCAAAACGGTCACGGAATTTTCTGGAAGACCCAGCGGGGGTGGATTAACCGGGACGCCTTCTACAAGTGGATTCGTTACCAGGGCGGTTTGAAGTACACCATGAAAGTCAACAAGGCCCATGTCCTGCTCTACAATAAGCCCTGGGGCCTCAAGGGGGCTAAGGTGACGGGGAGTACCAGTACCAAGCACCTGACCCATCACTGGTATCCGGTTGATCGGCGCGCCGAATTAAATACTAGTCACAGTGGTTATTACCGCCTGAACGTTCAGGGGAAACACTACTGGATTAAGGGACAATACTTAGCGTTTAACACCAAGGCGTTGGTGGGGAACATCAAACGGGTCGAAAAGGCCATCAAGACGGGGTCCAAGTACGTGGGTAAGTCCAAGTATGATTGGGGTGGTGGCCGCACGCCGGCCAGCATCCGGGCCCACCGGTTCGACTGTTCATCGTTTATCCATTACATCTACGCCAAGTCCGGCGTGCGTTTAGGCCCGGCCTCGACGTGTACGACCTATACGCTGATTAACATGGGGCGCAAGGTCAAGGCTAGTCACATGAAGCGTGGGGACATCTTCTTCTTTAACGACAAGGATGAGGGGCGTAACTGTCACGTGGCAATTTACTTAGGCAACCACCTCTTCTTGCACGATTCTCCGAGTGCCGATACCGGGGGTGTGGGAATTTCAAGTCTCAAGGATCCTCACTGGCAGACCCGCTTTAACGGCAACGTTCGGCGGATTGTGGGTTAG
- the pyrF gene encoding orotidine-5'-phosphate decarboxylase, with the protein MRPVIIALDFPSQATALDFLTPFAQTPNLFVKVGMELFYTAGPQILTALRARGIQVFLDLKCYDIPHTVEQTMVQLGRQGVALVTIHAAGGAAMIAAAKRGLVAGAHAAGVAPAKLLAVTQLTSTTESQMQAEQLVSADLPTTVRHLARLAWQNGADGVIAAAPEDPVIHAATAPDFLCINPGIRLAEDATDDQQRVVTPSRAAALGSNGLVVGRSITRAADPLAAYQRILKEWGE; encoded by the coding sequence ATGCGACCAGTTATCATCGCACTCGATTTTCCCAGTCAGGCTACGGCACTGGATTTTTTGACGCCGTTTGCCCAGACCCCCAACCTATTCGTTAAGGTGGGGATGGAGTTATTTTACACGGCGGGGCCCCAGATTCTAACGGCGTTACGGGCGCGCGGCATCCAGGTGTTCTTGGATCTGAAGTGTTACGACATTCCCCACACGGTCGAGCAGACCATGGTCCAGCTGGGGCGGCAAGGCGTGGCGTTGGTCACGATTCACGCGGCGGGCGGCGCGGCCATGATTGCCGCGGCGAAACGCGGTTTGGTGGCGGGCGCCCACGCGGCAGGGGTGGCCCCAGCGAAATTGTTGGCGGTCACCCAGTTGACCTCCACCACGGAATCCCAGATGCAGGCCGAACAACTGGTCAGCGCGGACTTACCTACGACGGTCCGTCACCTAGCGCGTCTGGCGTGGCAAAATGGGGCGGACGGGGTGATTGCCGCGGCGCCGGAAGACCCGGTGATTCACGCGGCTACGGCCCCGGATTTTCTGTGCATCAACCCGGGCATTCGCCTGGCCGAAGACGCGACTGACGACCAACAACGGGTGGTGACGCCCAGTCGGGCCGCCGCACTGGGCAGTAATGGTCTGGTCGTCGGGCGATCGATCACCCGCGCGGCGGACCCACTGGCGGCTTATCAACGGATTTTAAAGGAATGGGGAGAATAA
- a CDS encoding MFS transporter — METSTTPARHALTTPQKWTIASTSAGFALENMDVMFLSFALSSITADLHLSGTQAGLIASVTNLGMLAGGLLFGLLADRFGRVKVFSHTVFIFALATAAMAFAHSLTAVYIFRFLAGVGAGGEYGVGITLIAESFDHDKIGKMTSLAAIGGQLGAVLAAIAAALIIPTLGWQALFVFGLVPVGLTYFIRRHLHESAEFLSARQRPNRQPIRLGALFHTPRLAYQTVALMVMVVVQIAGYFGLMNWLPSIMQQKLGLSVAGSSVWMIATILGMSLGMMTFGSILDYFGPRRAFGLFLFAAALAVFGITLAVNQVTLLLAGAVLGFFSNGMFGGYGAVISRLYPTEIRSTANNLIVNVGRAVGGFSSVVIGFLMDHYSLLVVMGFLSLLYLFSLTVMLTIPALRRLAPTPR; from the coding sequence ATGGAAACTAGCACTACCCCTGCGCGCCACGCGCTAACAACACCCCAGAAATGGACGATTGCCTCAACCTCGGCCGGCTTCGCCTTGGAGAACATGGACGTCATGTTCCTCTCCTTCGCGTTGTCGTCGATCACCGCCGATTTACACCTCAGCGGGACCCAAGCCGGCTTGATTGCTTCCGTCACCAACCTGGGCATGTTAGCGGGTGGCCTTTTGTTTGGCCTGTTAGCCGACCGGTTCGGCCGCGTCAAGGTCTTCTCGCACACCGTCTTCATCTTCGCACTGGCCACGGCGGCCATGGCGTTCGCCCACAGTCTCACGGCCGTCTACATCTTCCGCTTCCTAGCCGGCGTCGGTGCCGGGGGCGAGTATGGCGTGGGGATCACGCTGATTGCCGAAAGCTTTGACCACGACAAGATTGGGAAGATGACCTCGCTGGCCGCAATCGGTGGGCAGCTGGGCGCCGTCTTAGCCGCGATTGCCGCGGCGCTGATCATTCCGACGTTGGGTTGGCAGGCCCTGTTTGTCTTTGGGTTGGTACCCGTGGGTCTGACCTACTTTATCCGCCGGCACCTCCACGAAAGCGCCGAATTTCTCAGCGCCCGGCAGCGGCCCAACCGCCAGCCCATTCGCTTAGGCGCCCTGTTTCACACGCCACGCTTAGCCTACCAAACGGTGGCCCTCATGGTGATGGTGGTCGTGCAAATTGCCGGGTACTTCGGTCTGATGAACTGGTTGCCGTCGATCATGCAACAGAAACTGGGTCTCAGCGTGGCCGGATCGTCCGTCTGGATGATCGCCACGATTCTGGGCATGAGTCTGGGAATGATGACCTTCGGCAGTATTCTGGACTATTTCGGTCCCCGGCGGGCGTTCGGGCTTTTCCTGTTCGCCGCCGCTCTCGCCGTCTTCGGCATCACCCTGGCGGTCAACCAGGTCACCTTACTCCTAGCCGGGGCCGTACTAGGCTTCTTTTCTAACGGGATGTTCGGCGGATACGGCGCGGTCATCAGCCGCCTGTATCCCACTGAGATTCGCTCAACGGCCAACAACCTCATCGTCAACGTGGGCCGCGCCGTGGGGGGCTTCTCGTCGGTAGTTATCGGCTTCTTGATGGACCACTACAGCTTACTGGTGGTTATGGGCTTCCTGTCTCTGCTGTACCTCTTCAGCCTGACCGTCATGCTGACCATCCCCGCCCTGCGCCGTTTAGCGCCAACGCCTCGTTAA
- a CDS encoding WYL domain-containing protein, whose protein sequence is MATTAYRQLYLLQKLLHQPVVTKAELVDHFQVSARAVQRDFSDLRQFLSDEDVLYQLTYQPQLGGYTLHLDQSRLSQTAVLVLIKILLSSRALNPTELTQSVDSLLDLMPSADAQKIKRLINNEKRDYVPVAHRKPLLGRLWQLSNAITQHATLRLHYQRADHTYRDQTILPAALIFSEYYFYVIAFGNTFTGARFFRVDRIATCQRAPQALPNPRRSVADGQLRRVLHYMQPGQLTTITFEFWGVVEAALDRFPRHTVKAPRTQTHGTLIEIQAYDVGAKMWLLSQGTLVKVLSPASFVTAFRAELAQMMAHY, encoded by the coding sequence ATGGCAACTACCGCGTACCGTCAGCTGTACCTTTTGCAGAAATTACTGCACCAACCCGTGGTCACCAAGGCCGAACTGGTCGATCATTTTCAGGTCTCCGCGCGAGCCGTGCAGCGCGACTTCAGCGACCTGCGTCAATTTCTAAGTGACGAAGACGTCCTGTACCAACTGACCTATCAGCCTCAACTGGGCGGCTACACGCTACACCTCGATCAGAGTCGTCTCTCCCAAACGGCGGTCTTGGTCCTCATCAAGATCCTCTTAAGCAGCCGCGCGCTGAATCCCACCGAACTGACGCAATCCGTTGACAGCTTGCTCGACCTGATGCCCTCGGCCGACGCTCAAAAAATCAAGCGGCTGATTAATAACGAAAAGCGTGACTACGTGCCCGTAGCTCACCGTAAGCCCCTCCTGGGTCGCCTGTGGCAACTGAGCAACGCCATTACCCAGCATGCGACCCTGCGCCTGCATTATCAACGCGCCGATCACACCTACCGCGACCAAACAATTCTGCCGGCAGCCCTGATCTTTTCGGAATACTACTTTTACGTGATTGCATTCGGCAATACGTTTACCGGCGCGCGCTTCTTTCGCGTGGACCGCATCGCCACCTGCCAACGCGCCCCACAGGCCCTGCCTAACCCCCGCCGGAGTGTTGCTGACGGCCAACTGCGCCGAGTCTTACACTACATGCAACCGGGTCAGCTGACCACCATCACCTTCGAATTTTGGGGCGTCGTCGAAGCCGCGCTAGACCGTTTTCCCCGGCACACAGTAAAAGCGCCCCGTACGCAAACGCACGGGACGCTAATTGAAATTCAGGCTTACGATGTCGGGGCCAAGATGTGGCTGTTAAGTCAGGGGACCCTGGTCAAGGTCCTCAGCCCCGCTAGTTTCGTGACGGCCTTTCGGGCCGAGTTGGCCCAGATGATGGCCCACTACTAA
- a CDS encoding Mor transcription activator family protein — MNDSQNWQAIYRELAGVIGPTATQKLQAYLGGMQVSFPRRLLAPAKEAALIYQGHQAGCTLVQLARQHDYSERNIRRILARYRGKG, encoded by the coding sequence ATGAACGACAGTCAAAATTGGCAGGCCATTTATCGGGAGCTCGCCGGGGTAATTGGACCGACCGCGACGCAAAAATTACAAGCGTATTTAGGGGGGATGCAGGTCAGTTTTCCGCGGCGCTTGTTGGCGCCCGCTAAAGAAGCCGCTTTAATCTATCAAGGGCATCAGGCCGGGTGCACGCTGGTGCAATTGGCCCGCCAACACGATTATTCGGAACGAAATATTCGGCGTATCTTAGCTCGCTATCGGGGTAAAGGGTAA
- a CDS encoding acyclic terpene utilization AtuA family protein has product MKKIRIGSGAGYADDRIEPAIDLINRGNLDYIGFECLAERTIAIAQNQKQADPTKGYNDLLEYRFSKILPAIKAHPTKVITNMGAANPQAATAKVVEMAQKAGLSHLKVATVTGDDVTHKISQFGQQPMMENHQALSTLNRHVISANAYLGAQPIVEALDQGADIVITGRVADPSLFIAPLVHEFGWSFEDYDKLGKGTLLGHLLECAGQVSGGYFADPGYKDVDNLWELGFPYADVQADGDIVLHKLPNTGGLLNEDTVKEQLIYEIQDPTKYYTPDVVADFSNVEVHAVTSGIHVSGATGTAKTKKLKVSVGYEDGYITEGGINYGGHNAFNKAKLANEIVQKRLELLKIPVDAFQADYIGVDSLYHGVLPAPAQISEVRARIAARTSTAAAAHEIVREGKSLYTNGPSAGGGVRTITQKIVAIASITIPEDETQPQINYTEVN; this is encoded by the coding sequence ATGAAAAAGATTCGAATAGGTTCTGGTGCCGGCTATGCAGATGATCGGATTGAACCGGCGATTGATTTAATTAATCGCGGAAATCTTGATTATATTGGCTTCGAATGCTTAGCGGAACGAACGATTGCCATTGCTCAAAATCAAAAGCAGGCGGATCCAACCAAAGGTTACAATGACTTGTTAGAATATAGGTTTAGTAAAATCTTACCGGCCATTAAAGCACATCCCACTAAGGTCATCACGAATATGGGCGCTGCGAACCCCCAAGCAGCTACCGCCAAGGTTGTGGAGATGGCGCAAAAGGCGGGATTGTCGCATCTAAAAGTGGCGACGGTAACGGGCGATGATGTAACGCATAAGATTAGTCAATTCGGACAACAACCGATGATGGAAAATCACCAAGCGTTATCGACGTTGAACCGACACGTTATTTCTGCCAATGCTTATCTGGGGGCTCAGCCAATTGTCGAAGCGCTAGACCAGGGTGCTGACATTGTTATCACGGGGCGGGTAGCCGATCCGTCATTATTTATTGCTCCCTTAGTCCACGAATTTGGGTGGTCGTTTGAGGATTATGATAAGTTAGGCAAAGGAACCTTACTGGGGCATTTGCTGGAATGTGCGGGACAAGTTAGCGGTGGCTATTTTGCCGATCCGGGCTATAAGGATGTCGACAACTTGTGGGAATTAGGATTTCCGTACGCAGATGTTCAAGCTGATGGCGATATTGTCTTACATAAATTGCCAAATACTGGTGGTTTGTTGAACGAGGACACCGTCAAGGAACAGCTAATTTATGAAATTCAAGATCCGACGAAGTACTATACGCCAGACGTTGTTGCTGACTTTTCCAACGTTGAGGTCCACGCGGTTACAAGTGGTATTCATGTTTCTGGAGCGACCGGGACGGCTAAGACCAAAAAGCTAAAGGTTAGTGTGGGTTATGAAGATGGGTATATCACAGAAGGTGGGATTAATTACGGTGGCCACAATGCCTTTAACAAGGCAAAATTAGCGAATGAAATTGTCCAAAAGCGTTTGGAATTATTAAAAATTCCCGTCGATGCCTTTCAGGCGGATTACATTGGCGTCGATAGTTTGTATCATGGGGTACTACCAGCACCAGCGCAAATTAGCGAAGTTCGAGCGAGAATTGCGGCCCGAACCAGTACAGCTGCTGCAGCTCACGAAATTGTCCGTGAGGGGAAGTCCCTCTATACAAATGGCCCATCAGCTGGTGGTGGCGTCCGTACGATTACGCAAAAAATCGTGGCAATTGCTTCGATTACAATTCCGGAAGACGAAACGCAGCCGCAAATTAACTATACGGAGGTAAACTGA
- the pyrE gene encoding orotate phosphoribosyltransferase, which translates to MTTRAAQIATDLLQIQAVTLRPSQPFLWASGMQAPIYTDNRRTIAFPTVRTHIADGLTALIRDLYPDATVVGGVATAGIPHAALVADRLDLPMNYVRSKPKDHGTGKQIEGELATNDRVVLIDDLISTGGSVLSAAKAVQAAGATVLGIVAIFSYELPDSTANFAAAGLTLHTLTTYSALITAAEAAGDVTPAEKASLQAWRQDPWHWQGTQH; encoded by the coding sequence ATGACGACGCGAGCAGCACAGATTGCAACGGACTTATTGCAGATTCAGGCGGTGACGTTACGGCCCAGCCAGCCTTTCTTGTGGGCCAGCGGAATGCAGGCACCCATTTACACGGATAACCGGCGGACCATTGCCTTTCCGACCGTGCGGACCCACATCGCGGACGGCTTAACGGCGTTGATTCGGGACTTGTACCCCGACGCGACGGTGGTTGGCGGCGTGGCGACCGCGGGAATTCCCCACGCGGCACTGGTGGCCGACCGGCTGGACCTGCCGATGAACTACGTACGTTCCAAACCCAAGGACCACGGCACAGGCAAACAAATCGAAGGGGAACTGGCGACTAACGACCGGGTGGTTCTGATCGACGACCTGATTTCGACCGGGGGTAGCGTGTTGAGTGCCGCCAAGGCCGTGCAGGCGGCCGGGGCCACGGTCCTGGGCATCGTGGCCATCTTCTCGTACGAGTTGCCCGATAGTACGGCTAACTTTGCGGCGGCCGGCTTGACGTTACACACCCTGACTACCTACAGCGCGCTGATTACGGCGGCTGAGGCGGCCGGTGACGTGACCCCCGCCGAAAAGGCGTCCTTGCAGGCGTGGCGGCAGGATCCGTGGCATTGGCAGGGGACTCAACATTAA
- a CDS encoding peptide ABC transporter substrate-binding protein, whose amino-acid sequence MSILNKKTTLLLCGIVVVLGGVFAVKAHSKTTTAAVAQNLNLAETSPITSMDVAKITDSVSSSQLSQVGEGLFRLNAKSEAVNALAQKTTVSKDGSVYTIDLHHDGKWSNGDPVTAQDFVYSWERTLNPKSKSEFTYQFAKIKNANAVAAGKLAPSKLGVKATGKYQLQIKLAQPTSYFKVVLASPTFFPLNQKAVQKYGSKYGSSASTTVYNGPYTLTKWNGTSDSWTLKKNPTYRDHQAIKLQHINYRVVKSTATSYNLYQSKKLDAVTLDGEQTQQNKNNANLKTLASGRIGFIQYNEKDATTANRDLRTALSLAINREQLTKKVLKNGSLPATTFAVRHMKKNPQTKADFTKDTTVADTANYDPAKAKKLFQSALKQLHQSKLNITMICADDDTTKQLAEYIQSTLNSQLKGLNINVKAVPFPSMLSAVSKGNFQMNLTGWSMDYADPIESLQILGSTNNSNMGHYASKTYDNALAAAEGKDALKPAQRYQDLVKAAQTAMTDQAVTPLYDARTNILVNPKIKGVVYNQFDGAADYRTAYVK is encoded by the coding sequence ATGAGCATTTTAAACAAGAAAACCACGTTATTACTATGCGGCATTGTCGTCGTACTCGGCGGTGTCTTCGCCGTTAAGGCCCACTCAAAGACCACTACGGCCGCCGTCGCCCAAAACCTTAATTTAGCCGAGACCTCACCCATCACCAGCATGGACGTCGCCAAGATTACCGACAGTGTTTCCAGTAGCCAACTGAGTCAGGTCGGCGAAGGTCTGTTCCGGCTCAACGCCAAGAGCGAAGCCGTCAACGCCCTGGCCCAGAAGACCACCGTTTCCAAGGACGGGTCCGTCTACACAATCGATTTACATCACGACGGTAAATGGAGCAACGGCGATCCGGTGACCGCCCAAGACTTTGTATATTCCTGGGAACGGACGTTAAACCCTAAGTCCAAGTCCGAATTCACCTACCAATTTGCTAAAATCAAGAACGCTAACGCGGTCGCGGCCGGCAAGCTCGCCCCCAGCAAGTTAGGGGTCAAGGCCACGGGCAAGTATCAATTACAGATTAAGTTGGCTCAACCGACCTCGTACTTCAAGGTCGTTCTCGCCAGCCCGACCTTCTTCCCACTGAACCAAAAAGCCGTCCAAAAGTACGGCAGCAAGTACGGTTCCTCGGCCAGCACCACGGTCTACAACGGGCCTTACACCCTGACCAAGTGGAACGGGACCAGTGATAGCTGGACGTTAAAGAAGAACCCAACCTACCGCGATCACCAAGCCATCAAGCTTCAACACATCAACTACCGGGTCGTCAAGTCCACCGCCACGTCCTACAACTTGTATCAATCCAAGAAGCTCGACGCGGTAACCCTAGACGGCGAACAGACCCAGCAGAACAAGAACAACGCTAATTTGAAGACCTTAGCTTCCGGGCGCATCGGCTTCATCCAATACAACGAAAAGGACGCCACGACCGCCAACCGCGATTTACGGACCGCCTTATCGCTGGCCATCAACCGGGAACAGTTAACTAAGAAAGTGTTGAAGAACGGGTCACTCCCCGCAACGACCTTCGCCGTTCGGCACATGAAGAAGAACCCACAGACTAAGGCCGACTTCACTAAGGACACCACGGTCGCCGACACCGCCAACTACGACCCGGCTAAGGCCAAGAAGTTGTTCCAGTCCGCACTGAAGCAGCTGCATCAATCAAAGCTAAACATCACCATGATTTGTGCCGACGATGACACCACCAAGCAATTGGCCGAATACATCCAAAGCACGTTGAACAGTCAGCTCAAGGGCCTAAACATCAACGTTAAGGCCGTACCATTCCCATCCATGTTAAGTGCCGTCTCGAAGGGCAACTTCCAGATGAACCTGACCGGCTGGAGTATGGATTACGCCGACCCGATTGAATCCTTACAGATTCTGGGATCGACCAACAACTCCAACATGGGCCACTACGCCAGTAAGACCTACGATAACGCCTTAGCTGCTGCGGAAGGCAAGGATGCCTTGAAACCCGCTCAACGCTACCAAGACCTGGTCAAGGCCGCCCAAACGGCCATGACCGACCAAGCCGTCACGCCACTCTACGATGCTCGGACCAACATCTTGGTTAACCCCAAGATCAAAGGTGTCGTTTACAACCAATTTGACGGGGCTGCCGATTACCGGACGGCTTACGTGAAATAG
- a CDS encoding PrsW family glutamic-type intramembrane protease — MQVCPHCGHSVPTTAKICPVCGRPLPVTTQTTASDAKAKPRRRQSLYDDATARLNRYTGEEGAVKVNLKDLFSAVFQHHTKAEAESVFIAGTEDTTPALDSLSDAWVKPWLFSRILVGFLLAFMALLFMAVEFQNPNAIPGLILVGAFAVPVSGLVFFFEANAFQDISLYEVMRVFFIGGIFALIATLFLYQFISFSQTSQMTGMLTLGDSLSIGVVEEVGKLLITCYFINQLHIKHILGGMLIGAAVGAGFAAFETAGYIYRAGNLLVEVAILRGWSAIGGHLVWAAIAGGAVMVVKRAKPLRLTHLFDTRFLVFFGIAILLHAAWDWDIGIIGPYFKLLLLIIAAWVVVFVLMNAGLKEVSHLQQRALEHND, encoded by the coding sequence ATGCAAGTTTGTCCACACTGCGGCCACTCGGTTCCGACGACCGCCAAGATTTGTCCGGTTTGTGGTCGGCCGTTACCGGTCACCACCCAAACGACCGCTTCTGATGCCAAGGCTAAGCCACGGCGACGGCAGTCGTTATACGATGACGCCACGGCTCGGTTAAACCGCTATACCGGTGAAGAGGGGGCTGTTAAGGTTAATCTTAAGGATCTCTTTTCGGCGGTGTTTCAGCACCACACTAAGGCGGAGGCCGAGTCGGTGTTCATCGCCGGAACGGAGGACACCACCCCCGCGCTGGATTCGTTGTCCGATGCGTGGGTCAAGCCCTGGTTGTTCTCCCGCATTTTGGTGGGCTTTTTACTGGCCTTCATGGCGCTTTTATTCATGGCAGTGGAGTTCCAAAATCCTAACGCCATTCCGGGCCTGATTCTGGTGGGGGCGTTCGCGGTGCCCGTTTCTGGGCTGGTCTTTTTCTTCGAAGCGAACGCCTTTCAAGACATCAGTCTGTACGAGGTCATGCGCGTTTTCTTCATTGGGGGCATCTTTGCGCTGATTGCGACGCTGTTTTTGTACCAGTTCATTAGCTTTAGTCAGACCAGTCAGATGACGGGAATGCTGACCCTGGGCGATTCGTTGTCGATCGGGGTAGTTGAAGAAGTGGGGAAGTTGCTGATTACCTGCTACTTCATTAACCAATTACACATTAAGCACATCTTGGGTGGCATGTTGATTGGAGCCGCAGTGGGCGCGGGTTTTGCCGCTTTTGAAACGGCAGGGTACATTTACCGTGCCGGTAACTTGCTGGTCGAAGTGGCCATCTTACGGGGCTGGTCGGCGATTGGGGGCCACCTGGTCTGGGCCGCCATCGCGGGCGGTGCCGTGATGGTGGTCAAGCGTGCCAAGCCGTTACGCCTGACACATTTGTTTGATACCCGCTTTTTAGTGTTCTTCGGGATAGCAATCCTGTTGCACGCCGCTTGGGACTGGGACATTGGCATCATCGGGCCGTACTTTAAATTGCTGTTATTAATCATTGCGGCTTGGGTGGTCGTGTTTGTGTTGATGAATGCGGGACTCAAGGAAGTTTCTCACCTGCAGCAACGGGCGCTAGAGCACAACGATTAA
- a CDS encoding Mor transcription activator family protein: MWVNLLQESYAQLYELLGEDLTKQVYDLYRGRQISFPMRLYDHKKVAAQIVEEYNGHNLPELTRKYGYSQRWVRQILQQAKQKK, encoded by the coding sequence ATGTGGGTAAATCTATTACAGGAATCTTACGCACAATTGTATGAATTATTAGGTGAAGATCTCACCAAGCAAGTCTACGACCTTTATCGGGGCCGCCAAATTTCTTTTCCTATGCGTCTTTACGATCACAAAAAGGTCGCGGCTCAAATTGTTGAAGAATATAACGGTCATAATTTACCGGAGCTCACGCGCAAGTACGGTTATTCGCAGCGTTGGGTTCGCCAGATTCTACAACAGGCGAAGCAGAAAAAGTAG
- a CDS encoding LysR family transcriptional regulator, which produces MNIVQLIYFIEIVSSDFNISLAAEKVHVSQSTMSKSVLNFEETEQVKLFARHGKRLIGLTNEGKRFYRDAKKVVRDYNHMITNVHQRQQFSGKIRLGIASAVLVSHFAQILPEFILEHPDIRIEIDDDGGESLQQKLLLEKVDLAYVVAPLKYDSLEKKSLIRDSGALVFNPKLIKVTPDITIAALSRLPLILLNRSFTIREQLYTLFGYEKEAPNIVMSSSSESFLLNACRTQPLVTVLPRNILKGYQINDLSVVPFPQLSWELLSAVSKKNTDPLVAQVRRIFDQAVSSQA; this is translated from the coding sequence TTGAACATCGTCCAGCTTATTTATTTTATCGAAATTGTTTCTTCCGACTTCAACATCAGCCTAGCTGCAGAGAAAGTCCACGTTTCCCAATCAACCATGAGTAAATCTGTGCTTAACTTTGAGGAAACCGAACAAGTTAAATTATTTGCTCGCCATGGTAAACGACTTATTGGGCTAACTAACGAAGGCAAACGATTCTATCGTGACGCCAAAAAGGTGGTCCGTGACTACAACCACATGATCACTAACGTTCACCAGCGACAACAATTTTCAGGTAAAATTCGCCTGGGAATTGCTTCGGCCGTACTGGTCTCCCATTTCGCCCAAATCCTTCCAGAGTTCATTCTAGAGCACCCGGATATTCGAATTGAAATTGATGACGACGGCGGTGAAAGCCTTCAACAGAAATTACTCTTAGAGAAAGTCGACCTTGCCTACGTCGTCGCTCCCTTAAAGTACGATTCCCTGGAAAAGAAAAGCTTAATTCGCGATAGTGGTGCCCTTGTCTTCAACCCCAAGCTGATTAAAGTCACCCCCGACATTACCATAGCGGCACTTTCCAGATTACCCTTAATTTTATTAAACCGTTCGTTCACGATTCGTGAGCAATTATATACACTCTTTGGCTACGAAAAAGAAGCGCCCAATATCGTCATGTCCTCATCATCTGAGAGCTTTCTATTGAATGCTTGTCGAACTCAACCGCTAGTTACCGTGCTGCCGCGTAACATCCTTAAAGGTTACCAAATCAACGACCTCAGTGTCGTTCCCTTTCCTCAATTAAGTTGGGAACTCTTATCAGCAGTGTCCAAGAAAAACACAGATCCACTAGTAGCGCAGGTTCGTCGAATTTTTGATCAGGCGGTTAGTTCCCAAGCGTAA